A genomic stretch from Candidatus Amarolinea dominans includes:
- a CDS encoding Ig-like domain-containing protein — protein sequence MDHLPVTRPLAQWIIAGILVASLLILFLALRLPKVASLRPSARRSPSKRIGLMLIALIPILSAILMWPVMRPSPHDLRNWRSLVPEWMVQGFVLTGLAAAPLTPINPDVSGDGQVDVDDVQQVAACWMLAPGTPSCRSALDLNHDSAIDMLDISLVTGAWGRSFTRLVESSPMNGETGVGVLRETILRFSAPLDPAGVVESNFAVQFGGQSIARRLYLSADEKTVTIFYDQVLPASARVRVTINGDALADAQGYAIDVDGDGVLGGTGIIDFDTLTLTTIPGTVVCGRVFASELEPVPGGGSINVPLEGARITVDGSNGAMDAFTDNQGNFCLDPAPAGSFFVHIDGREATNPIPPGSYYPYVGKEWQSVPGQSSNIGDIYLPLVPQGTLQNVSATQPVTITFAPSVLAQHPEFAGIEIVVPANNLFANNGTRGGQVGIAPVPPDRLPSPLPPDLNFPIVITVQTDAPENFDLPVPICFPNLPDPISGQPLPPGSKSALWSFSHDIGDWTIAGSMTVSADGTLVCTDSGYGILQPGWHGTQPGSSADGGPLGDGGPPPCGNDNGGAGGETCEPRPGWDPNEHFNGCGPDGWDYAVPDNPMLVVNPGSLGNPACTGFAWQASFFDACKGHDIGYSTCNQPKGNTDSEFLSNMLAACQCYLALPLPQPISYGECVVLAYAYHAAVSNGGTDAYRDAQNDACECTPPDDGHCQVGAGDDEHIGLDIISSRVSGGAELECTLDSLAGINGVALGVDKSACSPDSAPMQLETGLHYYSVTNRDTGEVVRRGITGRQGIAFDNLILAPNTNYTLDVLQAASLRYGTLDFTTGFNGSRTTLSTIWLKHPNSWDLDGDGLHDVGEYIMGTELFQADSDGDGVPDGAEVRQGQDPLSGVSAITGIIATADTPGTAVDVCALNDIAAVADSAAGVSVFNVFSGMDPTIIAQVDTPGSATAVACAPNRIAVADGATGLAIIDTADPPAASILHQVDLGGPVTAVATASNLVYASTSTGRVVAVDMNSGAVLASLTVPGAVQDVALGGDYLYALTVGKLYAVDLRTFQTMGEANSPGLRGRRRPAIASVCRRRRGLRGAYTWLQHLQPERPSSSGHNS from the coding sequence ATGGATCATCTACCTGTCACACGTCCTCTTGCACAATGGATCATCGCCGGCATCTTGGTCGCAAGCCTGCTGATCCTCTTCCTGGCCCTGCGCCTGCCCAAGGTTGCGTCGCTCCGACCCTCGGCGCGACGTTCGCCGTCGAAGCGCATTGGCCTCATGCTGATCGCGCTGATTCCGATCCTGTCGGCGATCCTGATGTGGCCCGTCATGCGTCCGTCACCCCATGACCTGCGCAATTGGCGCTCTCTCGTGCCGGAGTGGATGGTCCAGGGTTTTGTGTTGACCGGCCTGGCCGCTGCGCCGCTGACCCCCATCAACCCGGACGTGTCTGGTGACGGCCAGGTGGATGTCGACGATGTCCAGCAGGTCGCCGCCTGCTGGATGCTCGCGCCCGGCACGCCTAGTTGCCGATCGGCGCTCGACCTCAACCACGACAGCGCCATCGACATGCTCGACATCAGCCTGGTGACCGGGGCTTGGGGGCGTTCTTTCACGCGCCTGGTGGAGAGCAGTCCCATGAACGGCGAGACCGGCGTGGGTGTGCTGCGGGAGACGATCCTGCGCTTCAGCGCGCCGCTGGACCCAGCCGGCGTGGTCGAGTCCAACTTTGCCGTGCAATTCGGCGGCCAGTCGATCGCGCGACGCCTGTACCTGTCGGCCGACGAAAAGACGGTGACGATTTTTTACGACCAGGTGCTGCCGGCCAGCGCCCGCGTGCGCGTGACGATCAACGGTGACGCCTTGGCTGACGCGCAGGGCTACGCCATCGACGTGGACGGCGACGGCGTGCTCGGCGGCACAGGCATCATCGATTTCGATACGCTGACTCTGACCACCATCCCCGGCACTGTGGTTTGTGGCCGCGTCTTTGCGTCAGAATTAGAGCCTGTACCAGGTGGCGGGTCGATCAACGTTCCGCTGGAAGGCGCCCGGATCACCGTCGACGGCAGCAACGGCGCCATGGATGCCTTCACCGACAACCAGGGCAACTTCTGCCTCGATCCTGCGCCTGCCGGCAGCTTCTTCGTGCACATCGACGGTCGCGAGGCCACGAATCCGATCCCCCCAGGCAGCTATTATCCCTACGTCGGCAAGGAATGGCAGTCCGTGCCCGGCCAGAGCTCGAACATCGGCGACATCTATCTGCCACTGGTGCCGCAGGGCACGCTGCAAAACGTCAGCGCCACGCAGCCGGTCACGATCACCTTTGCGCCGTCGGTGTTGGCGCAGCATCCCGAGTTCGCCGGCATAGAGATCGTCGTCCCGGCCAACAACCTCTTCGCCAATAACGGCACGCGAGGCGGCCAAGTGGGCATAGCCCCTGTGCCGCCGGATCGCCTGCCAAGCCCGCTGCCGCCAGACCTGAATTTCCCGATTGTCATTACGGTCCAGACGGATGCTCCGGAGAACTTCGACCTGCCGGTACCGATCTGCTTCCCCAACCTGCCTGACCCAATCAGCGGACAGCCGTTGCCACCGGGCTCCAAGAGCGCTCTGTGGAGCTTCAGTCATGATATCGGTGACTGGACCATCGCTGGTTCCATGACCGTCAGTGCGGACGGCACATTGGTTTGTACCGACTCTGGCTATGGTATCCTTCAGCCAGGCTGGCACGGTACCCAACCCGGCTCGTCTGCCGACGGAGGTCCGCTAGGCGACGGCGGCCCCCCGCCTTGTGGTAATGATAATGGCGGCGCAGGGGGTGAGACTTGTGAGCCAAGGCCCGGCTGGGATCCTAACGAGCATTTTAACGGTTGCGGCCCCGACGGTTGGGACTACGCAGTCCCGGACAATCCCATGCTTGTCGTGAATCCCGGTTCCCTCGGTAATCCGGCTTGTACTGGCTTTGCTTGGCAGGCCTCCTTCTTCGACGCCTGCAAAGGCCATGACATCGGATATTCAACTTGCAACCAACCCAAAGGCAACACCGACTCTGAGTTCTTGTCGAACATGCTGGCAGCTTGCCAGTGTTACTTAGCTCTACCATTACCGCAGCCGATATCCTATGGCGAATGCGTCGTTCTGGCATACGCGTACCACGCGGCTGTTAGCAATGGTGGTACAGATGCTTATCGAGACGCACAGAACGACGCATGTGAATGTACACCACCCGACGACGGGCACTGCCAGGTTGGTGCGGGTGATGATGAACATATCGGACTAGATATCATCTCCAGCCGCGTTTCTGGCGGGGCAGAGTTGGAGTGCACACTGGATTCACTGGCAGGCATCAACGGCGTGGCCTTGGGCGTAGACAAGTCAGCCTGTAGCCCTGATTCTGCGCCCATGCAATTGGAGACAGGATTGCATTACTACAGTGTCACGAATCGAGACACGGGCGAAGTTGTGCGCCGGGGCATCACCGGCCGCCAGGGCATTGCCTTTGACAACCTGATCCTGGCGCCGAACACCAATTACACCTTGGATGTGTTGCAGGCTGCATCATTGCGCTACGGCACACTTGACTTCACGACAGGTTTCAATGGCTCCCGGACTACGCTATCGACAATTTGGTTGAAGCATCCGAACAGTTGGGATCTAGATGGGGACGGGCTTCACGATGTGGGTGAATACATCATGGGTACCGAGCTATTCCAAGCCGACTCTGACGGTGACGGCGTGCCCGACGGCGCCGAAGTGCGGCAAGGCCAGGACCCATTGAGTGGCGTTTCGGCCATCACTGGTATCATCGCCACAGCCGACACCCCTGGCACCGCCGTGGACGTCTGCGCTCTCAACGACATCGCGGCTGTGGCCGATTCGGCTGCCGGCGTCTCGGTGTTCAATGTCTTCAGCGGCATGGATCCCACGATCATCGCCCAAGTCGACACACCGGGCAGCGCGACCGCGGTGGCCTGCGCACCAAACCGAATCGCCGTGGCCGACGGCGCCACTGGCCTGGCGATCATCGACACTGCCGACCCGCCGGCAGCCTCCATCCTACACCAGGTCGACCTGGGCGGCCCGGTCACCGCCGTGGCAACAGCCAGCAACCTGGTCTATGCCAGTACCAGCACCGGCCGGGTTGTAGCCGTCGATATGAACAGCGGCGCAGTGCTAGCTTCGCTAACAGTGCCGGGTGCCGTGCAGGACGTGGCCCTGGGTGGAGATTACCTTTACGCGCTGACTGTCGGCAAGCTTTACGCCGTCGATCTGCGCACTTTCCAAACAATGGGTGAGGCTAACTCCCCCGGGCTACGTGGGCGCCGGAGGCCGGCGATTGCGTCTGTTTGTCGGCGGAGACGTGGCTTACGCGGTGCATACACGTGGCTACAACACCTTCAACCTGAACGACCCAGCTCATCCGGTCATAATAGCTAA
- a CDS encoding Ig-like domain-containing protein, with the protein MRLFVGGDVAYAVHTRGYNTFNLNDPAHPVIIANGGTNQFGWKQIVASGSGLGVAAVGPNSTNDGPHNVSLYDVSDPAQTNVFLTEFPTPGLAAAVSIYNGQAFVADSQAGLQVINYLAYDNQGAAPTISLSTNFAPGVAEEGQIMRVSANVDDDVQVRNVEFYVDGVRQVADGNFPFEHRFVTPLIAQQPSFTLRARASDTGGNIAETSITTVTLTVDATPPQATRTSPPDGSRFGLNTVTTLSATFSEPIDPATLTANTFQLFSAGPDGQPGTADDVPVTGGVLSFNSDTRTAFLTFSAPLGSERYRAILTTGITDLAGNPLTASRVWSFDVAIPVYWDGGGNGTAWSDPLNWSINALPGPNDIVIIDVAGTVTVTHASGTTSIFSLQSQEPIRLTGGTLSIADQSTINARFVQSNGTLDGAATVTVNGALSWSGGTMSGSGRTVAQWPTDPRRPGQVPGQAHPGHCVWRDVVGRQSHRDKHRRRDQRAAGRHLRHSE; encoded by the coding sequence TTGCGTCTGTTTGTCGGCGGAGACGTGGCTTACGCGGTGCATACACGTGGCTACAACACCTTCAACCTGAACGACCCAGCTCATCCGGTCATAATAGCTAATGGCGGTACGAACCAGTTTGGGTGGAAACAGATCGTAGCCAGCGGTTCTGGCCTGGGTGTGGCAGCCGTCGGCCCCAACAGCACCAACGATGGGCCGCACAACGTTTCACTCTACGACGTCAGCGATCCGGCGCAGACCAACGTCTTCCTCACGGAGTTTCCAACGCCAGGCCTGGCGGCCGCGGTTTCGATCTACAATGGCCAGGCCTTCGTGGCCGACAGCCAGGCCGGCCTGCAGGTCATCAACTACTTGGCTTACGATAACCAGGGCGCAGCGCCTACGATCAGCCTTTCCACCAACTTCGCGCCGGGTGTGGCCGAGGAAGGCCAGATCATGCGCGTGTCGGCCAACGTCGACGACGACGTGCAGGTGCGCAATGTCGAATTCTACGTCGACGGCGTGCGACAGGTCGCCGACGGCAACTTCCCCTTCGAGCACCGCTTCGTGACCCCGCTGATCGCCCAACAGCCGAGTTTTACGCTGCGGGCTCGCGCCAGCGATACCGGCGGCAATATCGCCGAGACAAGCATCACGACCGTCACCTTGACCGTAGACGCCACCCCACCGCAAGCGACGCGTACCTCGCCACCAGATGGCAGCCGTTTTGGCTTGAACACGGTCACAACACTTTCAGCCACCTTCAGCGAGCCCATCGATCCAGCCACCCTGACCGCTAACACCTTCCAGTTGTTCTCAGCCGGCCCGGATGGGCAGCCAGGTACAGCGGACGACGTCCCAGTGACCGGTGGTGTTCTCTCGTTCAACTCTGACACGAGAACGGCATTCCTGACCTTCAGTGCGCCGCTGGGTTCCGAACGGTATCGCGCTATCTTGACGACCGGTATCACCGACCTCGCCGGCAATCCCCTGACAGCAAGCCGAGTTTGGTCGTTTGACGTCGCCATCCCCGTCTACTGGGATGGCGGCGGCAATGGTACGGCATGGAGCGACCCGCTGAACTGGAGCATCAACGCATTGCCCGGGCCCAACGACATCGTGATCATTGACGTGGCCGGCACGGTGACGGTGACCCACGCTTCGGGCACTACTAGCATCTTCAGCTTGCAGAGCCAGGAGCCGATCCGCCTGACCGGCGGCACGCTCAGCATTGCCGACCAATCGACGATCAACGCCAGGTTCGTCCAAAGCAATGGCACGTTGGACGGAGCGGCCACGGTGACGGTGAACGGAGCGTTGAGTTGGAGCGGTGGAACCATGAGCGGCAGCGGGCGGACGGTGGCCCAATGGCCCACTGACCCTCGACGGCCAGGTCAAGTACCTGGACAGGCGCACCCTGGACATTGCGTCTGGCGCGACGTGGTCGGGCGCCAATCCCATCGGGACAAGCACCGGCGCCGTGATCAACGTGCTGCCGGGCGTCACCTTCGACATTCAGAATGA